Proteins from a genomic interval of Chionomys nivalis chromosome 7, mChiNiv1.1, whole genome shotgun sequence:
- the LOC130877358 gene encoding 60S ribosomal protein L37, which translates to MTKGTSSFGKRRNKTHTLCRRCGSKAYHLQKSTCGKCGYPAKRKRKYNWSAKAKRRNTTGTGRMRHLKIVYRRFRHGFREGTTPKPKRAAVAASSSS; encoded by the coding sequence ATGACGAAAGGAACGTCATCCTTCGGAAAGCGTCGCAACAAGACGCACACGTTGTGCCGCCGCTGTGGCTCTAAGGCCTACCACCTTCAGAAGTCTACCTGTGGCAAATGCGGCTACCCGGCCAAGCGCAAGAGAAAGTATAACTGGAGTGCCAAGGCTAAGAGACGAAACACTACCGGGACTGGGCGGATGAGGCACCTAAAAATTGTCTACCGAAGATTCAGACATGGATTCCGTGAAGGGACAACCCCTAAACCCAAGAGGGCAGCTGTTGCAGCATCCAGTTCATCGTGA